GGCTGGAGGAGGCCACCGAGGCCTCGGTGCGGCTGGCGGAGGTGGCGCGCAGCTCACGCGACCTCTTCTCCGAGGCGCGCGCGCGGCACTCCCTCGCCAACCTCATGACGCGAAGGCACCTCAGGGACAGGGCGCCCGAGACGCGGGCCCAGGCCCTGCGCATGGCCCGGGAGGCCCTGGTCGCCGCGCGCAACGCGGGCGTCCAGCAGTTGGAGGCGAAGGCGCTGCGGCTCATCGCCGACCTGCTCGGCGACAGCCCGGAGGAGCAGCGCGAGGCGGAGGAGCTGCTGCGTCAGTGCATGCGCATCGCGGAGGAGCTGGCCTCGGACGAGCGGAAGGTTTCGTGCCTGTGGACTCGCGCGGAGCGCAGGGCCCACGTCGACCCCGTCGGCGCCATCCAGGACTCGGAGGAGTCCATCCAGCTGGCGCTCGGCGTCCCGGACCCGCTGATTCTCGCCCTGGCCCTGCGGGGGCGCGCGCAGGTGGCGTACCTGACGCAGCCGGTCCCCAAGGCGCTGGAGCACGCCGAGCGCGCCCTCGACGCGGTGGAGTCCCTGCGGGCCTCGCAGAGCGACGCCCTCATCCAGGCGGAGCTGTTCGCCAGCTGGGCGAGTGACTACCACCGGCTGGCGGGGTGGACGCTGGAGGCGGGCGGCGCCACGGGGAAGACCGCCTTGATTGACCCGCGCGAGGCCCTGAGCCGGGCCTTCGCCATGAGCGAGCGCATGCGGGCCCGGAGCCTGCTCGACGCGCTCGCGGCCTCGCACGCGCTCGCGGCCGTGGAGGAGACGCCGAAGCACAAGGCCCAGCGCGACGAGGTGCGCGGGCGACTGACGGCGGTGCAGCGCAAGCTGCTGGAGCCGACGCGCACCGTGGAGCAGCGGGAGGCGGCGCTGCGCGAGCTCCAGGAGCTGGAGCGCATCGAGCGGGATTTGCGTCCCGCGCCGCGCCAGGGCGCCCGGGAGTTCGCGTCACTGGAGAGCATCGAGCAGGGGCTGGGCGAGGACGAGGCCCTGCTGGCGTTCCTGGTGGGCGACGACACGGACACGCGCGGCGGCTTCGCGGGCGGCGCGTGGGTGCTGGCGGTGACGAAGAGCGGGACGCGCGCGCACCGCATCCCCGAGCGGGCGTTGCTGACGCCGGCCATCGCGCTGTTCTCCGGCCTGCTGGAGCGGCGCGACGGCTCCGAGGCGGGCGCGGCGGCGGCCCTGTACACCCAGCTGCTGGGCCCCGCGCTCGCGCACCTGCCCGCCGGGGTGCGTCGTTTGATGGTGGTGCCGGATGGTCCGCTGCATGACCTGCCCTTCGCCACGCTGAGACAGGACGCGGACGGGCCGCCGCTCGTCTCGCGCTACGAGCTGTCCCTGGTGCCCTCCGCCAGCCTGTGGCGTCACTGGCGCCAGGCCTCCGTGCGCCCCTCGGGAGGCGAAGCCCTGGTGCTCGCGGACCCGGACCGGAGCGTGCGCGTGTCGGACGCGCGCGTCGTCGCGAAGGAGCGCATGACGGTGTTCGCCGAGGCCGCGCGCGCCGGAGCGCTGCCCGAGGCCCGGCGCGAGGGCCGCGCGGTGGTGGAGGCCCTGCAAGGCACGGAGGTGACCCCGGACCTGCGCACGGGCACCGAGGCCTCCGAGCGCGCGCTCAAGAGCGCGGACCTGGAACGGGTGAGGGTGCTGCACGTGGCGGCGCACGCCGTCGTCGACGCCGAGGCCCCCGAGCGCTCGGCGCTGGTGCTCGCCCCGGGCAGCGAGAAGGAGGATGGCATCCTCCAGCCGCGCGAAATCGCCGAGCTGGGCCTCCAGGGCGCGCTGGTGGTGCTGTCGGCGTGTCGCAGCGCCTCCGGCGCGGTGCTGCCGGGCGAGGGCGTGCTCAGCCTGTCACGCGCCTTCTTCGAGGCGGGCTCGCGCGCGGTGGTGGCCAGCCTGTGGCCGCTGCGCGACGACGAGGCCGCGGACCTGGTGGCGCGCTTCTACCAATACCTGGCCCAGGGCCTGAGCAGCTCCGCGGCCCTGAGGCGTGCGCAGCTCGACGCCATCGACGACGGGCTGCCCGCGGCGGCCTGGGCGGGGCTCGTCGTGCTGGGGGACGCCTCGCTCACGGTGACGCCGCCGCGCGAGGCCCCCCTGCCCTCCCTGCCGCTGCTCGCGACGGGTGCGCTCGTCGGGGTGCTCCTGCTGGGCCTCCTCGGGTGGCGGTGGCGGGCCCGTCGCCCTCAGCGCTGAAGCAGGCGCGCGAGGAACTCCCGGGTGCGCGGGTGCTGGGGCTCGCGCAATACCTGTTGAGGACTGCCCTCCTCCACCACCTTCCCCGCGTCCATGAATAGCACGCGGTGCGCGACGTCCGCCGCGAAGCCCATCTCGTGCGTCACCACGCACATCGTCATGCCCTCGCGCGCGAGCGTGCGCATGACCTCCAGCACCTCCCCCACCAGCTCCGGGTCCAGCGCGCTCGTCGGCTCGTCGAAGAGCATCAGCTCCGGCTTCATCGCCAGCGCCCGCGCAATCGCCACCCGCTGCTGCTGTCCACCGGAGAGCTGCGCCGGGTACGCCTCCGCGCGCGCGTCCATGTGCACCATCGCCAGCATGCGGCGGCCGAGCGCCTCGGCCTCCGCGTCCGACAACCCCAGCACCCTGCGCGGCGCGAGCGTCACGTTGTCCAGCGCGCTCAAGTGAGGGAACAGGTGGAAGCGCTGGAACACCATGCCCACCCGGCGGTGCAGCGCCTGGAGCGAGCGCGGGTCATCGCGCACGGGCGTGCCGCCCACCACGACCTCACCCTCCGACGGCACCTCCAGTCCGCACAGGCAGCGCAGGAGCGTGGACTTGCCGCAGCCGGAGGGCCCGACGAAGACGACCACCTCTCCGGGCTGCACCGTGAGGTCCACGCCCTGGAGGACCTCCAGCGCGCCGAAGCGCTTGTGCAGATTGCGAACCTCGACGAGCGCCATGGCCTTCCTCACGCCTGACGGTGGAGGCGCTTCTCCAGCGCCGAGGCCAGCCGCGTCAGCGGCAGCGTGGCCATGAGATAGAACAGCGCCACCAGCGGCCAGACGGCGAGCGGCGCGGCCAGCTGGCTCGCCAGCTCCTGGCCCGCCCGCGTCAGCTCCGCCATGCCGATGATGGACACCAGCGAGGAGTCCTTGAGCAGGGCGATGCCCTCGTTCGTCAGCGGCGGCAGCACGTTGCGCACCGCCTGCGGCAGGATGACGTGGCGCATGACCTGCGCGCGGCTCAGGCCCAGCGCCCGCGCCGCCTCCTCCTGCCCCGGGTCCACCGAGGCGATGCCCGCCCGGAAGATTTCGGCGACGTAGGCCGCGCTGTTGAGCGTCAGCGCCAGCACCGCCGCCAGCATCGGCGCCAGGTCCACGCCGAGCAGCTGCGGCAGCGCGTAGTAGATGAAGATGATCTGCACCAGCAGCGGCGTTCCACGAAGCCCCTCGACGTAGGCCGCGCACAGCCACGACAGCGGCCTGAAGCGCACGCGCCGCCCCAGCGCCACCGCCAGCCCCAGGGGCAGTCCGGACACGAGCGCCAGCAGGGTGAGCCCCAGCGTCAGTCCCAGCCCCTGGGCCAGCCGCCACGCCACCTTGCCCCAGGGCACCTCCGCTCGCGCGGCCTGGGCCTTCTGCGCCGCCTCGCCGAAGTAGCGCTCCTCCAGCGCGGCGAACTTCCCGTTGTCGCGCAGCCGCTGGAGCGCGCCGTCCACCGCCTCGCGCAGCGCGGTGTCGTCCGGTCGCAGCGCGATGCCGTAGTGCTCCTCGGTGAGCAGCCCGCCCGCGGCGCGCAGGCCCTCGAAGCCGTGGGCGAGGAAGTAGCGCAGCGTCGGCCCATCCCCCACCACGCCCGCGAGGTTGCCGTTGCGCAGGTCCTGGAGCGCCAGGTCGATGCTCGGGTACTGCCGCACCTGGATGTCCGGGTACTTCTCCAGCACCAGCGCGGCGCTCGTATTGATTTGAATGCCCGCCGTCTTGCCGCGCAGCGTCTGCACGCCGGTGACGGCCGTGTCGCCCTCGCGCACCACCACCAGCTGCCCCGCCGTGTAGTACGGCGTGGAGAAGCCCAGCCGCTGCTGACGCTCGGGGGTAATGGTCACCGCCGAAATCACCAGGTCGAACTTGCCGGCCATCAGCGCGGGGAACACGCCGTCGAAGGACGTGTTCGTCCACGCGACCTTCGCGCCGAGTTCCTCCGCGATGAGCGCCCCCAGCTCGATGTCGAAGCCCACCAGCTCGCCGTCCTTCACGGACTCGAACGGTGGGTAGGTCGCGTCCGTGCCGATGCGCAGCGTCTTCCCCGTCCAGTTGCTCCGGTCGGCGGGAGCGTCCTGGCGGCCGCAGCCGAGCCCCACGAGCACCAGCAATCCCCAGGCGAGGCAGGACAGGGCGCGCCCACGAAGGGGGGCCCAGAGGGAGGAGAGGCGGTGGCGCGGCATGGAACGAACCGCTCACATGCACAACATTCCCTGTCGTTTCAAGGACTTCCGCAGGGGCCGGGCCAGCCCTGACAGCCGCGCAACTTCCGCCCTCCTTGGAGCGATACTTCCTCCACATCATGAAGACCCCCATCTCCGGCCCCCGCGTCCAGCCCCGTCCGCTCGAGACCCCCGCAGCGCCCCCGCCTCGCAACGAGGTGAAGCCGCAGGCTCCGGTGGCGCGCGGTGACGCCCGCGACGTGTCCCGCTTCGACGTGGGCACGCCCCAGAAGCCGGTGGTGGCGTTGACTCCGCCCGTCGCGCCCCAGGGCACGCAGGTGGCCCCGGGCAGCTACCCCAGCGTGGCGGACGTGAAGGCCATCTCCTCCATCCAGGACCCGGTGGCGCGCAACTACGCCATCACCCAGGGCTACTCGGACCTGTCCAACGCGCTGGGGCAGATGCTGGGCAAGGAGAACGCCAACTGGTCCACCTTCGCGACCTGGGCCTCGAAGCAGGCGGGTGTGAGCATCCGCAACGAGGACATGCCCAAGTTCCTCACGGACGCGCTGCAGAAGGCGGGAGACCTCGCCGGTCCGCTGAAGAAGGTGGACGACGTGCTGCGCAAGGTCGGCCTGCCCGCGCTGCCGCTGGGTGACATCGCCGCGGCGGGCAAGGAGGCGCTCGACAACGTCAGCGGCTCCATCGCCGAGGGCAACCAGTTCGTCTTCAACGAGGTGGGCCAGGAGTTCGCCCGCTTCATCGAGACCTTCCAGGGCGACACGTCGTACGACGCGGCGAAGGCGCAGAAGTACCTGGACGGCTTCGCGAAGGACAAGCCGGTGCTGAAGGAGGCCTTCGCGCACTACACGAAGGCCATGTTCGAGAAGGACCCGAACAAGAAGGCGGAGCTGATGCTGCTGGCCAACGACAAGATTGGCCTGCACGAGCAGACGCAGCTGCAGGGCTTCGTGGAGAAGGCGCTCAACTCGCCGGTGCACGACACCTTCCGCAACGTGCTCAAGCAGAGCATCGAGTCGGGCATCAACGGGCTGCCCTTCCCGGCGCGGCTCGCGGGTCAGGCCGCGCTGAAGACGGGCCTGGTGGACGCGGCGCTCGGCCCCGTGGTGGACGCGACGGCGTCCGTGTTCCGTCGGCTCGCCACCGAGCACATGATGAAGCTGGCGGTGCCGGGTGGCGCGCTGAAGCTGGGCAATGACTTGCCGCCGCCCGCGGGCATGGAGTCGACGCTCTTCCCGCCGCACCTGCGCTCCATCGAGAACCCGGAGCTGCGCGCGCTGCTCGGCAAGCTGGACTCCAGCCCCGACAGCCTCAAGGGCACCGCGGCCAAGGACTGGAGCAAGCTGGACCAGCGGATGGACTACATCATCGACCTGTTCCGCACGCGCCAGTCGGACCCGCACCTGTTCGACGCGCCGTTCGGCAAGACGGGCACCACGTACCCGCTGCCGGCCACGCAGCCGCGCGCGAACTGAGCCGTCAGACCTCGTCCACCACGAACTGCTCCTGCCGGGCGATGCCGAGCTTCTTCATCCGGCTCTGGAGCGTGGAGGGCTTGAGGCCGAGCAGCGCCGCCGCGCCACCGGGGCCATAGACGCGGCCCCGGGTGAGGGAGAGCACACGCAGGATGTGCTCGCGCTGCACCGCCGCCAGCGTCAGCACGGAGCCGGGCTTCATCGTCGCGTCGACCCCGCCGGGGACCGCGGAGGCCTCGAGCTGCGGCGCGGTGCTGGTGGCGCCCGCGTGCGAGGTGATGTCGAAGGACGAGGGCCCCAGCTCCGTCCCCGTCGCGAGGATGGTGGCGCGCTCCAGGGCGTTGGCCAGCTCACGCAGGTTGCCGGGCCACTCGTAGGACGCGAGCCGGGCGAGCCCCGCGGGGGACACGCGCATGCCGCGACGTCCGGTGCGCCGGGCCTGCTCCTCCAGGAGGAACGCGCACAGCTGCGGCAGGTCCTCGCGCCGTTCACGCAAAGGCGGCAGGCGCAGGGGGAAGACGCTCAGGCGGTAGTAGAGGTCCTCGCGGAAGCGCTTCTCGGCGATGGCGCGCTGCAGGTCCACGTGGGTGGCGGCGAGGATGCGCACGTCCGCGCGCACGGTCTTGTCGCTGCCCACCGGCTCGAAGGCCTTCTCCTGGATGGCGCGGAGCAACTTCGCCTGGAGCTCGACGGGCAGCTCGCCCACCTCGTCGAGCAGGAGCGTGCCGCCGTGGGCCATCTGGAAGCGGCCCGCGCGGTCCTTGGTGGCGCCGGTGAAGGAGCCCTTGAGGTGGCCAAAGAGCTCGCTCTCCAGCAGGCCCGCGGGGATGGCGGCGCAGTTGAGGGTGACGAAGGGCTCGTCCGCGCGGGAGCTCCAGCGGTGGATGGCGCGCGCGAGGCGCTCCTTGCCGGTGCCCGTCTCGCCGGTGATGAGGACGGGGGTGTCCGTCTCGGCCACCTGTCGGGCGCGCCGGGCGAGGTCGCGCATGACGGTGCTGAGGGAGGTCTCCAGGATGCCCTCGGACTCGCCGCCGAGCTGGGCCTCCAGGAGCTTGGCGTGCTCGTGGTCCTGGCGGTGGAGGCGCTCGAAGGTGGCGCGCTGCTCGGCGGCCTGCAGGGCGGTGGCGAGCATCTGGCCGTAGACCTCGACCAGGTCCACCACGGGCTGCGGGTAGGTCTCACACTCGGCGCGGTCCAGGGTGAGGACGCCGTAGGAGCGCTCGCCCGCACAGAGGGGGACGACCATGCAGGCGTGGCCCGGGGGCAGGTCGAGGACGCCGTCGAACGGGTCTCCGTCGCCGTGGGAGTGGTCCTCCTCGGTGAATGCGCGGGCGCGGCGGGTCTCCAGGGCCTGGCGCAGGGAGGGGAACTCCGAGAGCGGAAGGGCGTGGTGGCGCACCTTGGCGTTGGCGAGCGGGCCGCGCGCGGCCACGGAGACGAGCTTGCCGTCCCGCAGGAGGAACAGCGTCGCCAGGTCGAAGCGCACCACGCGCGTCAGCCAGTCGAGCCCGCGACGCAGCAGCTCCTCCACCGAGTCCTCGGTGGTCGCCAGCTCCACCAGGTCCCGCGCGTCCTTCACGCCCTCGACTCGGCCCGACAGTTCATCCGCCATGAGGCGATGGATAATAGCGTTCCACCGAAATTGCAGTGCCCAGGCACCGAGATTTCGTGGCGCACGGCACGAGATGTAGGCCCATCTGCCGAAACGCTCGCAAACCCAACACTGCGCGAGGAGGAGACGGCGCCCTCATTCCATCCCTGAGGTGAAATGGGCCCAGGGTTCGTTCCTGGCTGGCAGCCACACCGCCAAACAGGAGTTCACACCCATGAGAGCCTTTGGAATGAAGCCGCTGCTGACAGCCCTGTCAGTGCTGATGGCATCCCTGGTCGGATGCGGGGTCCCCGAGCAGGAGGCGCCCACCGCTCCGGAGTCCACGCCGGAGTCCACGTCCCAGCAGGCCCTGGTCGGGCCCTATGACCCCTGGGTCGCCCGCCACAACCTCACCGCCGCCCAATATCAGACGGAGTTCAACACCTGGACGGGGCAAGGCTATCGCCTCTCCTATGTCAGCGGTTACGAGGACGCGGGCAGCGTCCGCTATGCCGCCATCTTCGAGGACACGAGCGGGCCCGCCTGGCGGGCCTCCCACGGGCTGACCTCCGCGCAGTACCAGACGGCCGTCGTCAATCAGAACGCGCAGGGCTACCGCCCGGTGATGGTCAACGGCTACAGCGTCGGGGGCGTCGCCTACTTCGCGGTCATCTTCCACGCGGACAACGGTGCCCCGTGGGTCGCCCGCCATGACCTGACCGCGGCCCAGTACCAGACGGAGTTCAACACCTGGACGGGCCAGGGCTACCGGCCCGTGCACGTCAGCGGCTACACGTCCGGTGGCGCGGAGCGCTACGCGGCCATCTGGGAGCAGTCGGCCGGGCCGGCCTGGCGGGCCCACCATGGGATGACCGCGGCCCAGTACCAGTCCACCTTCAACACCAATGCGTCCCAGGGCTACCAGCTCGCGAAGGTCAGCAGCTACAACGTGGGCGGCACGGACCGGTACGCGGCCATCTTCCACGCGTCCTCGGGGATTCCGATGGCCGCGCGCCACGGACTCACCTCGGCCGCGTATCAGCAGGCCGCGACGGACCTCAAGAACCAGGGGTACCGCCCCGTCCTGGTGGCGGCGCACAACAACGGGAGCGCACCCGAGTTCTCGCTGCTCTGGCAGAACCTGACGTTCAGCGCCGCGGACCTGGCGCACATCGACAACACCGTCCAGCAGGCGATGAACGCCACGAACACCGTCGGCCTGTCGCTGGCCATCACCCGCCGCGGGCGCCTGGTGTTCGCCAAGGGCTATGGCGTGGCCGACCGGAGCAACAACACGCCGGTCAACAGCTCCCACCGCTTCCGCGTCGCCAGCGTCTCCAAGCCGATGACGTCCATCGGCATCATGCGGCTCATCGAGAGCGGCCAGATTCAGCTGACGGACCGCGTCTTCGGCCGGGGCGCGCTGCTCGGTGAGCTCTACGGCGCGCAGGGCACCTACGCCGACAGCCGCGTCCTGAACATCACGGTCCAGCACCTGCTGGAGCACACCGCGGGCGCCTGGGACAACGACGGCAACGACGGCACGGGCGACCCGATGTTCATGAACACGGGCATGAACCACGCGCAGCTCATCCAGTGGGTCCTGCAGAACGTGCCGCTCGAGTTCGCGCCGGGGACGCGGTACCAGTATTCGAACTTCGGCTACAGCGTCCTGGGTCGCATCATCGAGCGCGTCACGGGGATGACCTATGACGCCTATATGCAGAACCGCGTGTTCGCGCCCAGCGGCGCCACCAGCTTCGCGGTGGGCGGCGACACCCT
The sequence above is drawn from the Myxococcus fulvus genome and encodes:
- a CDS encoding CHAT domain-containing protein — its product is MSPTRRPRRDTEHLLTLVVGLLLMVCPAIASAARDERAPAPTLVDCQERFAARPDEQAAVMCFYECAQVPQARDAVRRALISLGEQHPGNGWLALVLGHVEFLSDRKAAEAAYLRAADLFHERQDAEGEVLASINLRSIALKQRRTEEALSWTHRVGEVARASGKPDLLARALIVEASHLHDVEHDLGRAVRVLKRAEPLTFPDGTPGLQKQYLTLLHSISERLGWLEEATEASVRLAEVARSSRDLFSEARARHSLANLMTRRHLRDRAPETRAQALRMAREALVAARNAGVQQLEAKALRLIADLLGDSPEEQREAEELLRQCMRIAEELASDERKVSCLWTRAERRAHVDPVGAIQDSEESIQLALGVPDPLILALALRGRAQVAYLTQPVPKALEHAERALDAVESLRASQSDALIQAELFASWASDYHRLAGWTLEAGGATGKTALIDPREALSRAFAMSERMRARSLLDALAASHALAAVEETPKHKAQRDEVRGRLTAVQRKLLEPTRTVEQREAALRELQELERIERDLRPAPRQGAREFASLESIEQGLGEDEALLAFLVGDDTDTRGGFAGGAWVLAVTKSGTRAHRIPERALLTPAIALFSGLLERRDGSEAGAAAALYTQLLGPALAHLPAGVRRLMVVPDGPLHDLPFATLRQDADGPPLVSRYELSLVPSASLWRHWRQASVRPSGGEALVLADPDRSVRVSDARVVAKERMTVFAEAARAGALPEARREGRAVVEALQGTEVTPDLRTGTEASERALKSADLERVRVLHVAAHAVVDAEAPERSALVLAPGSEKEDGILQPREIAELGLQGALVVLSACRSASGAVLPGEGVLSLSRAFFEAGSRAVVASLWPLRDDEAADLVARFYQYLAQGLSSSAALRRAQLDAIDDGLPAAAWAGLVVLGDASLTVTPPREAPLPSLPLLATGALVGVLLLGLLGWRWRARRPQR
- a CDS encoding amino acid ABC transporter ATP-binding protein; amino-acid sequence: MALVEVRNLHKRFGALEVLQGVDLTVQPGEVVVFVGPSGCGKSTLLRCLCGLEVPSEGEVVVGGTPVRDDPRSLQALHRRVGMVFQRFHLFPHLSALDNVTLAPRRVLGLSDAEAEALGRRMLAMVHMDARAEAYPAQLSGGQQQRVAIARALAMKPELMLFDEPTSALDPELVGEVLEVMRTLAREGMTMCVVTHEMGFAADVAHRVLFMDAGKVVEEGSPQQVLREPQHPRTREFLARLLQR
- a CDS encoding ABC transporter permease subunit (The N-terminal region of this protein, as described by TIGR01726, is a three transmembrane segment that identifies a subfamily of ABC transporter permease subunits, which specificities that include histidine, arginine, glutamine, glutamate, L-cystine (sic), the opines (in Agrobacterium) octopine and nopaline, etc.), with the translated sequence MPRHRLSSLWAPLRGRALSCLAWGLLVLVGLGCGRQDAPADRSNWTGKTLRIGTDATYPPFESVKDGELVGFDIELGALIAEELGAKVAWTNTSFDGVFPALMAGKFDLVISAVTITPERQQRLGFSTPYYTAGQLVVVREGDTAVTGVQTLRGKTAGIQINTSAALVLEKYPDIQVRQYPSIDLALQDLRNGNLAGVVGDGPTLRYFLAHGFEGLRAAGGLLTEEHYGIALRPDDTALREAVDGALQRLRDNGKFAALEERYFGEAAQKAQAARAEVPWGKVAWRLAQGLGLTLGLTLLALVSGLPLGLAVALGRRVRFRPLSWLCAAYVEGLRGTPLLVQIIFIYYALPQLLGVDLAPMLAAVLALTLNSAAYVAEIFRAGIASVDPGQEEAARALGLSRAQVMRHVILPQAVRNVLPPLTNEGIALLKDSSLVSIIGMAELTRAGQELASQLAAPLAVWPLVALFYLMATLPLTRLASALEKRLHRQA
- a CDS encoding sigma 54-interacting transcriptional regulator, producing MADELSGRVEGVKDARDLVELATTEDSVEELLRRGLDWLTRVVRFDLATLFLLRDGKLVSVAARGPLANAKVRHHALPLSEFPSLRQALETRRARAFTEEDHSHGDGDPFDGVLDLPPGHACMVVPLCAGERSYGVLTLDRAECETYPQPVVDLVEVYGQMLATALQAAEQRATFERLHRQDHEHAKLLEAQLGGESEGILETSLSTVMRDLARRARQVAETDTPVLITGETGTGKERLARAIHRWSSRADEPFVTLNCAAIPAGLLESELFGHLKGSFTGATKDRAGRFQMAHGGTLLLDEVGELPVELQAKLLRAIQEKAFEPVGSDKTVRADVRILAATHVDLQRAIAEKRFREDLYYRLSVFPLRLPPLRERREDLPQLCAFLLEEQARRTGRRGMRVSPAGLARLASYEWPGNLRELANALERATILATGTELGPSSFDITSHAGATSTAPQLEASAVPGGVDATMKPGSVLTLAAVQREHILRVLSLTRGRVYGPGGAAALLGLKPSTLQSRMKKLGIARQEQFVVDEV
- a CDS encoding serine hydrolase; the protein is MRAFGMKPLLTALSVLMASLVGCGVPEQEAPTAPESTPESTSQQALVGPYDPWVARHNLTAAQYQTEFNTWTGQGYRLSYVSGYEDAGSVRYAAIFEDTSGPAWRASHGLTSAQYQTAVVNQNAQGYRPVMVNGYSVGGVAYFAVIFHADNGAPWVARHDLTAAQYQTEFNTWTGQGYRPVHVSGYTSGGAERYAAIWEQSAGPAWRAHHGMTAAQYQSTFNTNASQGYQLAKVSSYNVGGTDRYAAIFHASSGIPMAARHGLTSAAYQQAATDLKNQGYRPVLVAAHNNGSAPEFSLLWQNLTFSAADLAHIDNTVQQAMNATNTVGLSLAITRRGRLVFAKGYGVADRSNNTPVNSSHRFRVASVSKPMTSIGIMRLIESGQIQLTDRVFGRGALLGELYGAQGTYADSRVLNITVQHLLEHTAGAWDNDGNDGTGDPMFMNTGMNHAQLIQWVLQNVPLEFAPGTRYQYSNFGYSVLGRIIERVTGMTYDAYMQNRVFAPSGATSFAVGGDTLAARLSNEVAYYQLGAGAANPYGMPVRRMDAHGGWVVTPIDLVRVSVHADGFSTVPDLLSAGTITTMTTRTTAPNTAGNAVNYAKGWSVNSIPNWWHGGYVPGTLALVVRTDDRNGPSRTEEFTWSAMTNSNNSTNSGVSDINLDSLMWSVVNGVNAWPAHDLF